The following are encoded in a window of Heterodontus francisci isolate sHetFra1 chromosome 2, sHetFra1.hap1, whole genome shotgun sequence genomic DNA:
- the LOC137379634 gene encoding proline-rich protein 15-like — translation MADGGKTSWWKSITMKKKPKELTDKGAGLENVQSATDKTAAQENKHPNLIEDKEYVDPKLEKGFNEKSTRRNLKISRSGRFKEKHRVRATLPESPKFFESNAIGNTNDEN, via the coding sequence ATGGCTGACGGTGGGAAGACCAGTTGGTGGAAATCGATAACTATGAAAAAGAAGCCGAAGGAACTGACGGACAAGGGGGCAGGGCTGGAGAATGTGCAGTCAGCCACGGACAAAACAGCGGCCCAGGAAAACAAACACCCCAATCTTATCGAGGATAAAGAATACGTGGACCCCAAACTGGAAAAAGGCTTTAATGAGAAAAGCACACGCAGAAACCTGAAAATCTCTCGCTCTGGACGTTTCAAGGAAAAGCACAGAGTCCGGGCTACTTTACCGGAGAGCCCCAAGTTTTTTGAAAGCAACGCGATTGGAAATACAAATgatgaaaactag